One genomic window of Prochlorococcus sp. MIT 0801 includes the following:
- a CDS encoding DUF502 domain-containing protein, which produces MVQSSPKEDLTLGSRLQQDLKNDLIAGLLVVIPLATTIWLSTIVSRFVLAILTSIPKQLNPFITLNPLLQDLINLALGLTVPLLGILLIGLMARNFVGRWLLEFGEGTLSRIPLAGSVYKTLKQLLETFLRDNSTRFRRVVLVEYPREGLFSVGFVTGIVGPSLQTEPKQPLLSVFIPTAPNPTTGWYTLVPEDSVKDLDITVEDAFRTIISAGIVNPDDRSNSTNTSFSSLFSQLRASSS; this is translated from the coding sequence TTGGTGCAGTCCTCTCCCAAGGAAGATCTGACTCTTGGCTCAAGGCTTCAGCAGGATCTTAAAAACGACCTAATAGCCGGTCTTTTGGTGGTTATCCCCTTAGCTACCACTATTTGGTTGTCTACAATTGTCAGCCGCTTTGTTTTGGCGATATTAACTTCAATACCAAAACAATTAAATCCTTTCATTACTCTTAATCCTTTATTGCAAGACCTTATCAATCTTGCTTTGGGTTTAACCGTCCCATTACTCGGTATTTTGTTGATAGGTCTTATGGCCAGAAATTTTGTAGGGAGATGGTTGCTTGAGTTTGGGGAAGGAACTCTGTCTCGAATACCACTTGCTGGATCAGTTTATAAAACTCTTAAACAACTTCTAGAAACCTTTTTGAGAGATAATTCAACTAGATTTCGCAGAGTTGTGTTAGTTGAATATCCCCGAGAAGGTTTATTCAGCGTTGGTTTTGTGACTGGTATTGTTGGACCATCTTTACAAACTGAACCAAAGCAACCTTTGTTAAGCGTTTTTATACCTACTGCACCAAACCCTACAACTGGTTGGTACACATTAGTGCCAGAAGATTCTGTTAAAGATTTAGATATCACGGTTGAAGATGCTTTTCGAACTATTATTTCTGCTGGAATTGTAAATCCTGATGATAGGAGTAACTCTACAAATACATCTTTTTCTAGTTTATTTTCTCAGTTAAGAGCATCATCGTCGTAA
- the nusB gene encoding transcription antitermination factor NusB gives MQLKSISRELALLLLGQIKKKDINKLNTESLLSKAIESLTQHWREQLDSCASQLEKANQELLDSEFQGDAGLLIKSRNHLKTCLIDSENILNCLSESIELPRLLALVDQKEIRDFALRRVNLVIEKQDEIDHKLDSVMEGWRLKRLPRIDRDILRLAWVDLIDFNTPMAVTCNEAVNLANRYSDEQGRRMINGVLRKLQNSALILNLK, from the coding sequence ATGCAATTAAAATCAATTTCCAGAGAATTAGCTCTTTTACTCTTAGGACAAATTAAAAAAAAAGATATTAATAAATTAAATACTGAAAGTTTACTTAGTAAAGCAATTGAATCTTTAACTCAACATTGGCGAGAACAATTAGATTCATGTGCATCGCAATTAGAAAAAGCCAATCAGGAATTATTGGATAGTGAATTTCAAGGAGATGCCGGATTGTTAATTAAATCTCGAAATCATTTGAAAACTTGCTTGATTGACTCAGAGAATATACTTAACTGCTTGTCTGAAAGTATCGAATTACCAAGATTACTAGCTTTAGTTGATCAAAAGGAAATACGTGATTTCGCTCTGAGGCGTGTTAATTTAGTTATTGAAAAGCAAGATGAGATTGATCATAAGCTTGATAGCGTTATGGAAGGTTGGCGTTTAAAAAGATTACCTAGAATTGATAGAGATATTTTGAGATTGGCATGGGTTGATTTAATCGATTTTAATACTCCTATGGCTGTTACCTGTAATGAAGCTGTAAATCTGGCTAATCGTTATAGCGATGAACAAGGACGAAGAATGATTAATGGAGTTTTAAGGAAACTTCAAAATTCTGCTTTAATACTAAATTTGAAATGA